From Streptomyces qinzhouensis, one genomic window encodes:
- a CDS encoding 3-hydroxyacyl-CoA dehydrogenase family protein — translation MAGKLAVIGAGLMGSGIAQVSAQAGWDVVLRDITDEALTRGTDGIKASYDKFVAKGKLAAADAEAALGRITTTTDLEAVADADLVVEAVFEKLEVKHEIFRALDKLVRDDAVLASNTSAIPITKIAAATARPERVVGVHFFSPVPMMQLVELVRGYKTSDEALATARRFAESVGKTCIVVNRDVAGFVTTRLISALVVEAVKLYENGVASAEDIDLACKLGFGHAMGPLATTDLTGVDVLMHATGNIYTECQDEKFAPPELMRRMVDAGDIGRKSGQGFYTY, via the coding sequence GTGGCCGGGAAGCTCGCCGTCATCGGGGCCGGACTCATGGGGTCCGGTATCGCACAGGTCTCCGCCCAGGCGGGCTGGGACGTCGTCCTGCGCGATATCACCGACGAGGCCCTCACCCGCGGCACCGACGGCATCAAGGCGTCGTACGACAAGTTCGTCGCCAAGGGGAAGCTGGCCGCCGCGGACGCCGAGGCCGCCCTCGGCCGGATCACCACCACGACCGATCTCGAAGCGGTCGCCGACGCGGACCTCGTCGTCGAGGCCGTCTTCGAGAAGCTGGAGGTCAAGCACGAGATCTTCCGGGCGCTCGACAAGCTCGTCCGGGACGATGCGGTGCTCGCCTCCAACACCTCCGCCATCCCCATCACCAAGATCGCGGCGGCCACCGCCCGCCCGGAACGGGTGGTCGGGGTCCACTTCTTCTCGCCGGTGCCGATGATGCAGCTCGTCGAACTGGTCCGCGGCTACAAGACCAGCGACGAAGCCCTCGCCACCGCACGGAGGTTCGCCGAGTCCGTCGGCAAGACCTGCATCGTGGTCAACCGGGACGTCGCCGGATTCGTGACCACCCGGCTGATCTCGGCGCTGGTCGTGGAGGCCGTCAAACTGTACGAGAACGGCGTCGCCTCCGCCGAGGACATCGACCTCGCCTGCAAGCTGGGCTTCGGCCATGCGATGGGGCCGCTGGCCACCACCGACCTCACCGGTGTGGACGTCCTGATGCACGCCACCGGCAACATCTACACCGAGTGCCAGGACGAGAAGTTCGCCCCGCCGGAGCTGATGCGCCGGATGGTGGACGCGGGTGACATCGGACGCAAGAGCGGGCAGGGCTTCTACACGTACTGA
- a CDS encoding STAS domain-containing protein produces MHIRGDHTELVVGGRLDVRSAADARTVLHTAVDDGDGDLVLDLTGLDSWDATGLGVIMGAHRRAGRCGRRLVLRGVPPQMQRLLVATRLHRILAIEGGLAAESLPRV; encoded by the coding sequence ATGCACATCAGGGGCGACCACACCGAGCTGGTCGTCGGGGGCCGCCTCGACGTCCGCAGCGCGGCGGACGCCCGTACGGTCCTGCACACGGCCGTCGACGACGGGGACGGGGACCTGGTGCTCGACCTCACCGGCCTCGACTCCTGGGACGCCACCGGGCTCGGGGTCATCATGGGCGCCCACCGCCGGGCCGGCCGCTGCGGACGGCGGCTCGTGCTGCGCGGAGTGCCGCCGCAGATGCAGCGGTTGCTGGTCGCCACCCGGCTGCACCGCATTCTCGCCATCGAGGGCGGCCTCGCCGCGGAATCGCTTCCGCGGGTCTGA
- a CDS encoding ATP-binding protein, translating to MNRASSGGSGGAPRAPRDPAVESFAHPAPAPVRTTPVVAGDFLLTVNPLDGSEIVLRPPGGAPADQNWPAPPERRTAAERAAHERAGAPPVPSGPALPRPALAERDEVRERLTRLLGRGRSVRLTGPPGSGRTALLDLVAQDCAGLAPDGVIRLNGLHRTAGELLHALFAAVHRSERHRPDRAALLAEVARIGAVVVLDDFDGPTAALTELLDAAPECAFLIAAAPAPPEPGDEPHGPRIDEAELEGLSRAGALGLLARLVDRDLTEDERNWAGDLWFESEGLPLRFVQAGALLRQSDELRVDPETAADASPFEGTRTTAVRLPTLGQGAAPAALLASRLSESARETLRLAVALGGEVPHQAHLPALIDDTHADSALGELTACGLLSPAGPRYRLAPGALDQLKEKGYGPDPGTDGTGAVTDRAHTAARHYAWWTAHPSVTAERVVVEADAVLAALAALLTGRVPGRLSTAVRLARAAAPVFAAGLHWAAWESALRMGSEAARIAGEVAEEAYFHHELGVLALCTDNLGRARAELEASIGLRGALADKNGTVAGRRALALVTDREKRPADGAAGAVVPAPRAIGPGGPAAPRLVPVPAPVPPALPVPAPRGFRKTDDDEVAARLGPRPVELAGPPVRAALPPGAAAISEPLTVPEVLATAPYPQQEPRRRRRGLLLGGARRNLVAAGAGAVLVAVLGTVLTFTPASEEQDPPGTRVDTGDSVPDEDLREDGPPAAEPAPQDDPVIGDPTRQPSRTPSPGPSASPSASASREPGRETSRPPQSPSPEDPPPSRSTPPKPSDSGGPSPSDSPDPSDSATPPESPGPSESESSKPPTAVSESASDAAPPDPSVSGTPAPEPDSGSPSAG from the coding sequence ATGAACAGGGCCAGTTCCGGCGGGAGCGGCGGCGCGCCGCGCGCCCCGCGCGACCCCGCCGTGGAGAGCTTCGCCCACCCCGCGCCCGCGCCCGTCCGCACCACCCCGGTCGTCGCGGGCGACTTCCTGCTCACCGTCAACCCCCTCGACGGCAGCGAGATCGTCCTCCGCCCGCCCGGCGGCGCCCCCGCGGACCAGAACTGGCCGGCCCCGCCCGAGCGGCGGACCGCCGCCGAACGCGCCGCCCACGAACGGGCCGGAGCACCGCCCGTACCCTCGGGTCCGGCGTTGCCGCGCCCCGCGCTCGCCGAACGCGACGAGGTACGCGAACGCCTCACCCGGCTGCTCGGCCGCGGCCGCTCCGTACGGCTCACCGGCCCGCCCGGCTCCGGCCGCACCGCCCTGCTCGACCTCGTCGCCCAGGACTGCGCCGGCCTCGCCCCCGACGGTGTGATCCGGCTCAACGGGCTCCACCGCACCGCCGGTGAGCTGCTGCACGCCCTGTTCGCCGCCGTGCACCGCAGCGAGCGGCACCGGCCCGACCGCGCCGCACTCCTCGCCGAGGTCGCCCGGATCGGCGCCGTCGTCGTCCTCGACGACTTCGACGGACCCACGGCCGCACTGACGGAACTCCTCGACGCGGCACCCGAATGCGCCTTCCTCATCGCCGCCGCCCCGGCCCCGCCCGAGCCCGGCGACGAACCGCACGGCCCCCGCATCGACGAGGCCGAACTCGAAGGCCTCAGCCGCGCCGGCGCCCTCGGCCTCCTCGCCCGGCTCGTCGACCGCGACCTCACCGAGGACGAGCGCAACTGGGCGGGCGACCTCTGGTTCGAGTCCGAGGGGCTGCCGCTGCGCTTCGTCCAGGCCGGCGCCCTGCTGCGGCAGAGCGACGAACTGCGCGTCGACCCCGAGACCGCGGCGGACGCCTCCCCCTTCGAAGGCACCCGCACCACCGCCGTACGGCTTCCGACACTCGGTCAGGGCGCGGCACCCGCGGCCCTCCTCGCGTCCCGGCTCAGCGAGAGCGCGCGCGAGACCCTGCGGCTCGCCGTCGCCCTCGGCGGCGAGGTGCCGCACCAAGCGCATCTGCCCGCCCTCATCGACGACACCCACGCCGACAGCGCCCTCGGCGAACTGACGGCCTGTGGGCTGCTCTCGCCCGCCGGACCCCGCTACCGGCTCGCCCCCGGCGCGCTCGACCAGCTGAAGGAGAAGGGGTACGGCCCCGATCCCGGCACCGACGGCACCGGCGCCGTCACGGACCGCGCCCACACCGCCGCCCGGCACTACGCCTGGTGGACCGCGCACCCCTCGGTGACCGCCGAACGCGTCGTCGTCGAGGCCGATGCCGTACTCGCCGCCCTGGCCGCCCTGCTGACGGGCCGGGTGCCCGGACGGCTCAGCACCGCCGTACGGCTCGCGCGGGCCGCGGCCCCGGTCTTCGCCGCCGGACTGCACTGGGCGGCCTGGGAGAGCGCGCTGCGGATGGGCTCGGAGGCCGCCCGAATAGCGGGAGAGGTCGCCGAGGAGGCGTACTTCCACCACGAACTGGGCGTCCTCGCGCTCTGCACCGACAACCTCGGCCGGGCCCGCGCCGAACTGGAAGCCTCCATCGGGCTGCGCGGGGCGCTCGCAGACAAGAACGGCACCGTCGCCGGACGCCGCGCCCTGGCCCTGGTCACCGACCGGGAGAAGCGGCCGGCGGACGGCGCCGCCGGAGCCGTCGTGCCCGCGCCCCGGGCGATCGGCCCCGGCGGCCCGGCCGCACCCCGACTGGTCCCGGTCCCCGCGCCCGTACCGCCGGCGCTGCCGGTGCCCGCACCGCGGGGCTTCCGGAAGACGGACGACGACGAGGTGGCGGCCCGGCTCGGGCCGCGCCCGGTGGAGCTCGCGGGACCGCCGGTACGGGCGGCGCTCCCCCCGGGCGCCGCGGCCATCTCGGAGCCGCTGACCGTACCGGAGGTCCTCGCCACGGCCCCGTACCCGCAGCAGGAGCCGCGCCGCCGCCGCCGGGGACTGCTGCTGGGCGGCGCCCGGCGCAATCTGGTCGCGGCGGGCGCGGGAGCGGTGCTCGTCGCCGTCCTGGGCACCGTTCTCACCTTCACCCCGGCGTCCGAGGAGCAGGACCCGCCCGGTACCCGGGTCGACACCGGTGACTCCGTGCCCGACGAGGACCTCCGCGAGGACGGACCGCCGGCGGCGGAACCCGCCCCGCAGGACGACCCGGTGATCGGCGACCCGACCCGGCAGCCGTCCCGCACCCCGTCGCCCGGACCGTCCGCCTCGCCGTCGGCCTCGGCTTCACGGGAGCCGGGCCGGGAGACCTCCCGGCCGCCGCAGTCCCCGTCGCCCGAGGACCCGCCGCCGAGCCGGTCGACGCCTCCGAAGCCCTCGGACAGCGGCGGCCCGTCGCCGTCGGATTCGCCCGACCCGTCGGACAGCGCCACCCCGCCGGAGTCCCCCGGGCCGTCGGAGAGCGAGAGCTCCAAGCCGCCGACGGCGGTCTCCGAATCGGCGTCCGACGCCGCCCCGCCCGACCCCTCGGTGTCCGGCACCCCGGCCCCGGAGCCGGACTCCGGCTCCCCGTCGGCGGGCTGA
- a CDS encoding TetR/AcrR family transcriptional regulator, whose protein sequence is MGEGLRERKKAQTRRHISDTATGLFLDRGFDAVTIAEIAEAAEVSVNTVYNYFATKEDLFLDRGDELVARLSRWVRGRDPGESAAAAVLRELRAEVESVSPRVGLTPGHERFLLVVQEAATLRAGLARLQQRAVELLEETLREETGAAAGDPLPALVAGQIDWIHQSVMDTVRRGMTAGRTPEDVSAATIGAIDEIESLLGGRVLGYAVRGTG, encoded by the coding sequence ATGGGTGAAGGGCTGAGGGAGCGCAAGAAGGCACAGACCCGGCGGCATATCTCCGACACGGCCACCGGACTCTTCCTGGACCGCGGCTTCGACGCCGTCACCATCGCCGAGATCGCCGAGGCCGCCGAGGTCTCGGTCAACACCGTCTACAACTACTTCGCCACCAAAGAGGACCTCTTCCTCGACCGCGGCGACGAACTCGTCGCCAGGCTCTCCCGTTGGGTGCGCGGCCGGGACCCGGGGGAGTCGGCGGCCGCCGCCGTACTGCGCGAACTGCGCGCCGAGGTCGAGTCGGTCTCGCCCCGGGTCGGACTGACACCGGGTCATGAACGCTTTCTGCTGGTCGTCCAGGAGGCGGCCACCCTGCGCGCCGGGCTCGCCCGGCTCCAGCAGCGCGCCGTGGAACTGCTCGAAGAGACCCTGCGCGAGGAGACCGGCGCCGCCGCCGGGGATCCGCTGCCCGCCCTGGTGGCCGGGCAGATCGACTGGATCCACCAGTCCGTCATGGACACCGTGCGCCGCGGGATGACGGCCGGCCGCACCCCCGAGGACGTCTCCGCCGCCACCATCGGCGCCATCGACGAGATCGAATCCCTCCTCGGCGGACGGGTCCTCGGCTACGCCGTACGCGGCACCGGATGA